The Xiphias gladius isolate SHS-SW01 ecotype Sanya breed wild chromosome 7, ASM1685928v1, whole genome shotgun sequence genome window below encodes:
- the LOC120791469 gene encoding zinc finger protein 708-like isoform X1 encodes MDACANDRFETQTRTAVEVSVRATFAALGRDGAAGGGGGKAATTTCLQTLRELGRNLTAKITELYRDASSGLLRENRALRAKVGQLEAELKSNLAAGFQLESRLRSQVGRLRREAAHLDREVKRTRERAEKNRELLETERRERTLTGPVHVLLQGGSVLGSPVVSLYTNQMVSDPAALSVAILSSSVATGQTWAQRSAPLMVTSQPLPNLTSVPVNLHLTPQDAAAAAVLTMTQTSQNPLQSAPTANSQVTPDLQTSLKATGKAADGPPGFTAEENKPVASSGVTSETQGTLTKLSEDKPEEAGGKSAGLGKGNSQEKNRRRKEKNQQKRVFCEKCNKGFHYRHQLKQHMSCHDKPFSCDQCDKRFHEEKTLQTHLQAHKVRTARDRKSQQMWPCSQCDKQFRLQKNLEAHLLRHQAQKISFKCSVCEKTYGKLRLLKRHEAVHTGVRPFICDTCGKRFTTKSVLQEHRSIHSGEKPFTCATCGKTFRTSAHLFSHKRVHSEERPFKCSDCGKAFKLKRALVQHQIVHTGEKPFVCQMCGIGFGLKNNLQRHLRVHTGEKPFRCEECGEQFSGTWAFKTHMLVHGAKKPFMCDLCGKMFFYNSKLLEHQQVVHQDQEMLQNQQREKPAGLKSFSCPVCQKCFSSASTLRVHEQSHTEENKLICATCGKSFHRKCTFVYHMRRHGEEKLNNCGVCGKRFLQPSRLKEHMTLHTGEKRYTCEQCGKAFRTRNNFYRHAKLHRGERPYECQVCSSKFSQSNQLKSHMRIHTGVKLYSCDRCSRGFSSCRQLKKHRCGDGFQRSTLSTGSSRAPT; translated from the exons ATGGACGCCTGCGCCAACGACCGGTTTGAGACCCAGACACGGACCGCGGTGGAGGTGTCCGTCCGGGCCACCTTCGCCGCGCTGGGGCGGGACGGTGCCGCGGGCGGAGGAGGCGGGAAAGCAGCGACGACGACGTGTCTCCAAACCCTCCGGGAGCTGGGGAGAAATTTAACCGCCAAAATAACCGAGCTCTACCGAGACGCGTCCTCCGGGCTGCTGCGGGAGAACCGGGCTCTGAGGGCGAAGGTGGGGCAGCTGGAGGCCGAGCTGAAGAGCAACCTCGCGGCCGGCTTTCAGCTGGAGAGTCGGCTGCGGAGCCAGGTGGGCCGGCTGAGGAGGGAGGCGGCTCACCTGGACCGGGAGGTGAAGAGGACGAGAGAGAGAGCCGAGAAAAACCGGGAGCTGCTGGAGAccgagaggagggagaggactCTGACCGGGCCGGTCCATGTGCTGCTGCAGGGCGGATCAGTGCTCG GGAGCCCCGTTGTGTCCCTGTACACCAATCAGATGGTGTCGGACCCTGCAGCTCTGTCGGTGGCCATCCTGAGCTCTTCAGTGGCCACAGGTCAGACCTGGGCTCAGCGCTCTGCCCCTCTGATGGTGACAAGTCAGCCTCTGCCCAACCTCACCTCCGTGCCTGTCAATCTTCACCTGACACCTCaggacgctgctgctgctgctgtactgACCATGACACAGACTTCCCAGAACCCCCTGCAGTCTGCACCGACAGCGAACAGTCAGGTGACCCCCGATCTTCAAACCTCACTGAAGGCCACGGGGAAGGCTGCTGACGGTCCACCGGGTTTCAcggcggaggagaacaaaccCGTGGCCTCATCAGGGGTCACCTCTGAAACTCAG GGAACCTTGACCAAGCTCAGCGAGGACAAACCTGAAGAGGCTGGAGGAAAGTCAGCAG GCCTCGGGAAGGGTAACAGCCAGGAGAAAAACcgaaggaggaaggagaagaatcAGCAGAAGCGAGTCTTCTGtgagaaatgcaacaaaggtttCCACTACCGACATCAGCTGAAGCAACACATGAGCTGTCACGACAAGCCTTTCTCCTGCGACCAGTGCGACAAGCGCTTCCACGAGGAGAAGACTCTCCAAACTCACCTACAGGCCCACAAGGTGAGAACGGCAAGAGACAGGAAAAGTCAGCAAATGTGGCCTTGTAGCCAGTGTGACAAACAATTCAGACTCCAGAAAAACCTCGAAGCACACCTGCTACGCCATCAAGCGCAGAAAATATCCTTCAAGTGCTCTGTTTGCGAGAAGACGTACGGTAAGCTGCGTCTGCTGAAACGACACGAGGCCGTCCACACCGGGGTCCGGCCCTTCATCTGCGACACCTGCGGGAAACGGTTTACCACCAAGAGCGTCCTGCAGGAGCACCGGTCCATTCACAGCGGAGAAAAACCTTTCACCTGTGCCACCTGTGGGAAGACTTTCAGGACATCTGCCCATCTGTTTTCTCACAAGAGAGTGCACTCGGAGGAGCGGCCGTTCAAATGCTCCGACTGCGGCAAGGCGTTCAAGCTGAAACGAGCTCTGGTGCAGCACCAGATCGTCCACACGGGGGAGAAACCCTTCGTCTGCCAGATGTGCGGAATCGGATTCGGCCTCAAGAACAACCTCCAGAGACATCTCCGTGTCCACACAGGTGAGAAACCTTTCAGGTGCGAGGAATGTGGGGAGCAGTTCTCAGGGACATGGGCGTTCAAGACCCACATGCTGGTTCACGGCGCCAAGAAACCATTTATGTGTGACCTGTGTGGGAAGATGTTTTTCTACAACTCTAAACTGCTGGAGCATCAACAGGTGGTGCACCAGGACCAGGAGATGTTACAGaatcagcagagagaaaaacctgCAGGCCTCAAATCCTTCAGCTGTCCGGTCTGTCAGAAATGTTTCTCCAGCGCCAGCACTTTGAGAGTTCACGAACAAAGccacacagaagaaaacaaattaatctgCGCTACCTGTGGGAAGTCTTTCCACCGAAAATGTACGTTTGTCTACCACATGCGACGTCACGGTGAGGAGAAGCTCAACAACTGCGGCGTGTGCGGCAAGAGATTCCTGCAGCCGAGCCGTCTAAAGGAGCACATGACGCTCCACACCGGAGAGAAAAGGTACACGTGCGAGCAGTGCGGCAAAGCCTTCAGGACGCGCAACAACTTCTACCGACACGCTAAACTCCACAGAGGAGAGCGGCCGTACGAATGCCAGGTCTGCAGCAGTAAGTTCAGCCAGTCCAACCAGCTGAAGTCGCACATGCGGATCCACACCGGGGTGAAGCTGTACTCCTGTGACCGCTGCAGTCGGGGCTTCTCCAGCTGCAGGCAGCTCAAGAAGCACCGCTGTGGTGACGGCTTTCAGAGATCGACGCTCAGCACAGGAAGTAGCAGAGCGCCGACGTGA
- the LOC120791469 gene encoding zinc finger protein with KRAB and SCAN domains 1-like isoform X2, with protein MDACANDRFETQTRTAVEVSVRATFAALGRDGAAGGGGGKAATTTCLQTLRELGRNLTAKITELYRDASSGLLRENRALRAKVGQLEAELKSNLAAGFQLESRLRSQVGRLRREAAHLDREVKRTRERAEKNRELLETERRERTLTGPVHVLLQGGSVLGSPVVSLYTNQMVSDPAALSVAILSSSVATGQTWAQRSAPLMVTSQPLPNLTSVPVNLHLTPQDAAAAAVLTMTQTSQNPLQSAPTANSQVTPDLQTSLKATGKAADGPPGFTAEENKPVASSGVTSETQGTLTKLSEDKPEEAGGKSAGLGKGNSQEKNRRRKEKNQQKRVFCEKCNKGFHYRHQLKQHMSCHDKPFSCDQCDKRFHEEKTLQTHLQAHKVRTARDRKSQQMWPCSQCDKQFRLQKNLEAHLLRHQAQKISFKCSVCEKTYGKLRLLKRHEAVHTGVRPFICDTCGKRFTTKSVLQEHRSIHSGEKPFTCATCGKTFRTSAHLFSHKRVHSEERPFKCSDCGKAFKLKRALVQHQIVHTGEKPFVCQMCGIGFGLKNNLQRHLRVHTGGAPGPGDVTESAERKTCRPQILQLSGLSEMFLQRQHFESSRTKPHRRKQINLRYLWEVFPPKMYVCLPHATSR; from the exons ATGGACGCCTGCGCCAACGACCGGTTTGAGACCCAGACACGGACCGCGGTGGAGGTGTCCGTCCGGGCCACCTTCGCCGCGCTGGGGCGGGACGGTGCCGCGGGCGGAGGAGGCGGGAAAGCAGCGACGACGACGTGTCTCCAAACCCTCCGGGAGCTGGGGAGAAATTTAACCGCCAAAATAACCGAGCTCTACCGAGACGCGTCCTCCGGGCTGCTGCGGGAGAACCGGGCTCTGAGGGCGAAGGTGGGGCAGCTGGAGGCCGAGCTGAAGAGCAACCTCGCGGCCGGCTTTCAGCTGGAGAGTCGGCTGCGGAGCCAGGTGGGCCGGCTGAGGAGGGAGGCGGCTCACCTGGACCGGGAGGTGAAGAGGACGAGAGAGAGAGCCGAGAAAAACCGGGAGCTGCTGGAGAccgagaggagggagaggactCTGACCGGGCCGGTCCATGTGCTGCTGCAGGGCGGATCAGTGCTCG GGAGCCCCGTTGTGTCCCTGTACACCAATCAGATGGTGTCGGACCCTGCAGCTCTGTCGGTGGCCATCCTGAGCTCTTCAGTGGCCACAGGTCAGACCTGGGCTCAGCGCTCTGCCCCTCTGATGGTGACAAGTCAGCCTCTGCCCAACCTCACCTCCGTGCCTGTCAATCTTCACCTGACACCTCaggacgctgctgctgctgctgtactgACCATGACACAGACTTCCCAGAACCCCCTGCAGTCTGCACCGACAGCGAACAGTCAGGTGACCCCCGATCTTCAAACCTCACTGAAGGCCACGGGGAAGGCTGCTGACGGTCCACCGGGTTTCAcggcggaggagaacaaaccCGTGGCCTCATCAGGGGTCACCTCTGAAACTCAG GGAACCTTGACCAAGCTCAGCGAGGACAAACCTGAAGAGGCTGGAGGAAAGTCAGCAG GCCTCGGGAAGGGTAACAGCCAGGAGAAAAACcgaaggaggaaggagaagaatcAGCAGAAGCGAGTCTTCTGtgagaaatgcaacaaaggtttCCACTACCGACATCAGCTGAAGCAACACATGAGCTGTCACGACAAGCCTTTCTCCTGCGACCAGTGCGACAAGCGCTTCCACGAGGAGAAGACTCTCCAAACTCACCTACAGGCCCACAAGGTGAGAACGGCAAGAGACAGGAAAAGTCAGCAAATGTGGCCTTGTAGCCAGTGTGACAAACAATTCAGACTCCAGAAAAACCTCGAAGCACACCTGCTACGCCATCAAGCGCAGAAAATATCCTTCAAGTGCTCTGTTTGCGAGAAGACGTACGGTAAGCTGCGTCTGCTGAAACGACACGAGGCCGTCCACACCGGGGTCCGGCCCTTCATCTGCGACACCTGCGGGAAACGGTTTACCACCAAGAGCGTCCTGCAGGAGCACCGGTCCATTCACAGCGGAGAAAAACCTTTCACCTGTGCCACCTGTGGGAAGACTTTCAGGACATCTGCCCATCTGTTTTCTCACAAGAGAGTGCACTCGGAGGAGCGGCCGTTCAAATGCTCCGACTGCGGCAAGGCGTTCAAGCTGAAACGAGCTCTGGTGCAGCACCAGATCGTCCACACGGGGGAGAAACCCTTCGTCTGCCAGATGTGCGGAATCGGATTCGGCCTCAAGAACAACCTCCAGAGACATCTCCGTGTCCACACAG GTGGTGCACCAGGACCAGGAGATGTTACAGaatcagcagagagaaaaacctgCAGGCCTCAAATCCTTCAGCTGTCCGGTCTGTCAGAAATGTTTCTCCAGCGCCAGCACTTTGAGAGTTCACGAACAAAGccacacagaagaaaacaaattaatctgCGCTACCTGTGGGAAGTCTTTCCACCGAAAATGTACGTTTGTCTACCACATGCGACGTCACGGTGA